Proteins encoded in a region of the Stieleria neptunia genome:
- a CDS encoding cytochrome c family protein: MTIRHRSLRTVLFSLAVITTISANAQTSWVSAQQNDGSTTAHPLGIATPADPDRVVGNDACVKCHASEVKVWQTTPHALTFDQLHRKPEAKQIASKLGLRSIKHSGRCVACHYTQQSDAAGQSGSDATHHVVAGVSCESCHGAAKDWLDLHHHYGGETVTRLTESAEHRAERIAQSIRAGMRNPANAYLVAQSCLRCHTTADEELVNVGGHPAGSLDFEFVSWSQGTIRHNFVHSDGKQNATRTPEQLRVMFVAGMIAELESSLRATAVATQKATFAMTVAQRASRASKRLQSVAAKVEEPILDQILKVVAGIKLKLNNEAELTAAADQIATLGYRFAAECDGQGLANLDPFIPTARK; encoded by the coding sequence ATGACGATTCGCCACCGCTCCTTGCGCACGGTCTTGTTTTCTCTGGCTGTCATCACAACGATTTCAGCAAACGCACAAACCAGTTGGGTCTCGGCCCAGCAAAACGATGGTTCGACGACCGCCCATCCTCTGGGGATCGCCACGCCCGCCGATCCCGATCGTGTGGTCGGGAACGACGCCTGCGTCAAATGCCACGCGTCAGAAGTCAAGGTTTGGCAGACGACGCCGCACGCGCTGACCTTTGACCAATTGCATCGCAAACCCGAAGCCAAGCAAATCGCATCCAAGCTGGGCCTCCGTTCGATCAAGCACTCCGGGCGCTGTGTCGCCTGCCACTACACCCAGCAATCTGACGCCGCTGGCCAGTCCGGTTCCGACGCGACGCATCACGTCGTTGCCGGCGTCTCATGCGAATCGTGTCACGGCGCCGCCAAAGACTGGCTGGATCTGCATCACCACTATGGCGGCGAAACGGTCACGCGTTTGACAGAATCTGCCGAGCACCGCGCCGAACGGATCGCGCAAAGTATTCGGGCGGGGATGCGCAATCCCGCCAATGCGTACCTGGTCGCGCAAAGCTGTCTGCGGTGCCACACCACGGCGGATGAGGAGTTGGTCAATGTCGGCGGTCACCCCGCCGGGTCACTGGACTTTGAATTTGTCTCCTGGAGCCAAGGGACGATCCGCCACAACTTTGTTCACAGCGACGGCAAGCAGAACGCGACGAGGACGCCCGAGCAGTTGCGGGTGATGTTTGTCGCCGGCATGATCGCCGAACTCGAGTCGTCGCTGCGGGCGACGGCCGTTGCGACCCAAAAAGCGACCTTCGCCATGACCGTCGCACAGCGCGCCAGCCGCGCCTCAAAGCGACTGCAAAGCGTTGCGGCCAAAGTCGAAGAACCGATCCTGGATCAAATCTTGAAGGTCGTCGCGGGCATCAAGCTGAAGCTCAACAACGAAGCCGAATTGACCGCCGCGGCGGATCAGATCGCCACGCTCGGCTACCGTTTCGCAGCCGAGTGCGACGGCCAAGGACTCGCCAACCTGGACCCGTTCATCCCCACGGCCCGCAAGTAA
- a CDS encoding segregation and condensation protein A, whose product MPFRVELAVYNGPIDLLLYLARRQEVSLMEVSLSKVIDQYGDYLELLQELDLADIGDFLELASILVELKSQAVLPQTVDADEQDEQIEDPQSELVERLLQYKEIRDAAAVLDEMAGRWQQRYQRMSDDLPRRRIDPGDQPIADLEIWDLVSAFGRIMRESAGPPQTEVIYDDTPIHVYMQKIHTHLAAQQRVALMDLVEGGIHKSALIGWFLATLELTRHHGAAVEEDEAGDIVIVKTGEYSEDLAVNEVDNYGNDGIIATNLPSQPR is encoded by the coding sequence ATGCCATTCCGCGTCGAACTCGCTGTCTACAACGGTCCCATCGACTTGCTCCTCTACCTGGCGCGACGCCAGGAGGTGAGTTTGATGGAGGTCTCGCTTTCCAAAGTGATCGATCAATACGGCGACTACCTGGAACTGCTTCAGGAATTGGACCTGGCCGACATCGGCGACTTTCTGGAACTGGCCAGCATCCTGGTCGAACTCAAAAGCCAAGCGGTGCTGCCGCAAACGGTCGACGCCGATGAGCAGGACGAGCAGATCGAAGACCCGCAATCCGAGCTGGTCGAACGACTGCTGCAATACAAAGAAATCCGAGACGCGGCGGCGGTGCTGGATGAAATGGCGGGCCGTTGGCAACAGCGTTACCAGCGGATGAGTGATGATCTGCCGCGACGCCGCATCGACCCGGGTGATCAACCGATCGCCGATCTGGAAATCTGGGACCTGGTCAGCGCCTTCGGACGGATCATGCGCGAATCCGCCGGCCCCCCGCAAACCGAAGTCATCTACGATGACACCCCGATCCACGTCTACATGCAAAAGATCCACACGCACCTCGCGGCACAGCAACGTGTGGCATTGATGGATCTGGTCGAAGGCGGGATCCACAAGTCGGCGTTGATCGGCTGGTTCCTCGCGACGTTGGAACTGACACGACACCACGGTGCGGCGGTCGAAGAAGACGAAGCCGGCGACATCGTGATCGTGAAGACCGGGGAGTACAGCGAAGACCTGGCCGTCAACGAAGTCGACAACTACGGCAACGACGGCATCATCGCCACCAACCTGCCCAGCCAGCCGCGGTAG